One region of Miscanthus floridulus cultivar M001 chromosome 19, ASM1932011v1, whole genome shotgun sequence genomic DNA includes:
- the LOC136529003 gene encoding FCS-Like Zinc finger 1-like, producing MQETKVTAAEAMEDDDDEEGYVKVGTRFYRVTMRPTGAGGAVARRRLHYLESCYLCKESIACDRDVFMYKGDAAFCSEDCRDEQMDMDEALHAAARRHRLLQRAPASSSSSLAAAEAAASTRPPPVMRRRPTIANLAARNPPVAAS from the exons ATGCAAGAGACCAAGGTCACGGCGGCGGAGGCgatggaggacgacgacgacgaggaggggtACGTGAAGGTGGGCACGAGGTTCTACCGGGTGACGATGAGGCCGaccggcgccggcggcgccgtGGCGCGTCGTCGCCTCCACTACCTCGAGTCCTGTTACCTCTGCAAGGAGAGCATCGCCTGCGACCGCGACGTCTTCATGTACAA GGGGGACGCGGCGTTCTGCAGCGAGGACTGCAGGGACGAGCAGATGGACATGGACGAGGCGCTccacgcggcggcgcggcgccacCGCCTCCTGCAGCGCGCGCccgcgtcgtcgtcctcctcgctTGCGGCAGCTGAGGCGGCGGCGTCGACCAGGCCTCCGCCGGTGATGCGCCGCCGCCCCACCATCGCCAACCTCGCCGCGCGCAACCCGCCCGTGGCCGCCAGCTAG
- the LOC136526548 gene encoding uncharacterized mitochondrial protein AtMg00810-like yields the protein MDFKQSAHETAVYRRGSGRNVLLVSVYVDDLIIIGTKEQKVEVFNVQMKKESDMSILGLLCFYLGVKVRQDATRIALRQTHYAKRILELGGMIGCNLTHTLMEEKLKLSRESTAEEVDPTHYQRLIGSLRYLVHTRPDIAFAVGYMSRKGDVVKLKVDSKFALALAKNPVFYERSKHIRIKYHFIRDCLEDGSIKASHITTTDQLANILTKSLGKSKF from the exons ATGGACTTCAAGCAGAGCGCGCATGAGACGGCGGTGTACCGTAGGGGCAGCGGACGCAATGTTCTACTAGTCAGCGTCTACGTCGATGACCTCATTATCATCGGCACTAAAGAgcagaaggtggaggtgttcaaTGTGCAGATGAAGAAGGAATCCGACATGAGCATCCTtggcctcctctgcttctacctCGGCGTCAAAGTGCGCCAGGATGCCACTAGGATCGCTCTCCGCCAAACCCACTACGCCAAGCGCATCCTCGAGCTCGGCGGCATGATAGGATGCAATCTGACCCACACCCTAATGGAGGAGAAGCTCAAGCTAAGTCGAGAGAGCACGGCGGAGGAGGTCGATCCAACCCATTACCAGCGACTGATCGGGAGCTTGCGCTACCTGGTCCATACTCGGCCGGACATCGCATTCGCTGTCGGGTACATGAGTCG AAAGGGGGATGTGGTTAAGCTGAAGGTGGACAGCAAGTTtgctctagctctggccaagaacCCTGTCTTTTATGAAAGAAGCAAGCACATCCGcatcaagtaccacttcatcaGAGATTGCTTGGAGGACGGAAGCATCAAGGCTAGCCACATTACCACTACTGATCAGTTGGCTAACATTCTCACCAAGTCACTGGGGAAGTCCAAGTTCTAG